The following are from one region of the Microbacterium paraoxydans genome:
- the hemW gene encoding radical SAM family heme chaperone HemW: MAGPLPLGDPAPADGRLPADLPISAETPFSAYLHIPFCRVRCGYCDFNTYTSGELRGAKQEDYASTLIGEIALARTVLDEAGALRPMDTVFFGGGTPTLLPAGDLARMLGAATAAFGLAPGAEVTVEANPDTVTPEVARILAGAGVTRLSIGMQSAVPHVLAALDRTHRPENVRTAVAAAKEAGLAVSVDLIYGAPGESLADWEASLDAALALESDHVSAYALIIEDGTKLARQIRRGEVPTPDDDLQADMYELADERLAAAGFEWYEVSNWARSEGQRSRHNLAYWRGSDWWGFGPGAHSHVAGLRWWNVKHPAAYAQRLAASSSPAAGRERPDPEARTLERILLLSRIREGIAVTDVPEQNRDRIAGLIADGLIDAAAAIRGRVQLTLRGRLLADAVVRELTD, from the coding sequence ATGGCGGGACCACTTCCGCTCGGGGATCCGGCGCCCGCGGACGGGCGGCTCCCCGCAGACCTTCCGATCTCCGCCGAGACGCCGTTCTCCGCCTACCTGCACATCCCGTTCTGCCGGGTGCGCTGCGGCTACTGCGACTTCAACACGTACACGTCCGGTGAGCTCCGCGGGGCGAAGCAGGAGGACTACGCGTCCACCCTCATCGGCGAGATCGCCCTCGCGCGTACCGTCCTGGATGAGGCCGGAGCGCTGCGCCCGATGGACACCGTCTTCTTCGGCGGCGGCACGCCCACGCTGCTTCCCGCGGGAGACCTCGCCCGCATGCTGGGAGCGGCCACCGCGGCGTTCGGACTCGCACCGGGCGCCGAGGTCACGGTCGAGGCCAATCCCGACACCGTGACCCCGGAGGTCGCACGAATCCTCGCCGGGGCGGGGGTCACGAGGCTGTCCATCGGCATGCAGTCCGCCGTTCCGCACGTCCTCGCCGCGCTCGACCGGACGCACCGGCCCGAGAACGTGCGTACCGCCGTCGCCGCGGCGAAGGAGGCAGGACTCGCGGTCAGCGTCGACCTCATCTACGGTGCACCGGGGGAGAGTCTCGCCGACTGGGAGGCCTCGCTCGACGCCGCCCTCGCCCTGGAGTCCGACCACGTCTCCGCGTATGCCCTCATCATCGAGGACGGCACGAAGCTCGCGCGACAGATCCGTCGCGGTGAGGTGCCGACTCCGGACGACGACCTGCAGGCGGACATGTACGAGCTGGCGGACGAGCGCCTCGCCGCCGCCGGGTTCGAGTGGTACGAGGTCAGCAACTGGGCTCGCAGCGAGGGGCAGCGGTCGCGCCACAACCTCGCGTACTGGCGGGGGAGCGACTGGTGGGGCTTCGGCCCCGGCGCCCACAGCCACGTCGCCGGCCTCCGATGGTGGAACGTCAAGCATCCCGCCGCCTACGCGCAGCGGCTGGCCGCCTCGTCCTCGCCGGCGGCAGGGCGCGAACGTCCGGACCCGGAGGCGCGGACCCTGGAGCGCATCCTCCTCCTCAGCCGCATCCGTGAGGGGATCGCAGTGACCGACGTCCCGGAGCAGAACAGGGACCGCATCGCCGGCCTCATCGCCGACGGGCTCATCGACGCGGCGGCGGCGATCCGCGGGCGCGTGCAGCTCACGCTCCGGGGCCGCCTCCTCGCCGACGCCGTCGTGCGCGAACTGACGGATTGA
- a CDS encoding DUF1990 family protein codes for MRRGTFRDDTVDYAAVGATHAPDLMQYPPERSIPAEESWRIGSGEERFQTAGEALLSWTAQRAAGLSVEDVRPAPGPAYAGVSFDAEGNPIAPSKRDVEPRYDAEGVPFVGAGMTLRLSGRVGGMRADSELRVISVTEETRRIGFVLGTVGGSVVSGEESFDVDWREDNDEVWFTVRAFDAPNTLLYRLVPALMKRRRRELFARYLRAISPLYATPV; via the coding sequence ATGCGGCGCGGGACTTTCCGAGACGACACGGTGGACTATGCGGCCGTGGGTGCGACCCACGCCCCCGATCTGATGCAGTACCCGCCGGAGCGCAGCATCCCGGCGGAGGAATCCTGGCGGATCGGGAGCGGCGAGGAGCGATTCCAGACGGCCGGCGAAGCCCTGCTGTCCTGGACGGCGCAGCGTGCGGCCGGGCTGTCGGTGGAAGACGTCCGCCCTGCTCCCGGCCCCGCGTACGCCGGCGTGAGCTTCGATGCCGAGGGCAACCCCATCGCACCGAGCAAGCGCGACGTGGAGCCGCGGTATGACGCGGAGGGGGTGCCCTTCGTGGGCGCGGGCATGACGCTGCGCCTGAGCGGCCGAGTGGGTGGGATGCGCGCTGACTCGGAGCTGCGCGTGATCTCCGTCACCGAGGAGACCCGGCGGATCGGCTTCGTGCTGGGCACGGTCGGGGGCTCCGTCGTGAGCGGCGAGGAGTCGTTCGACGTGGACTGGCGAGAGGACAACGACGAGGTCTGGTTCACGGTCCGCGCCTTCGACGCCCCGAACACGCTGCTCTACCGTCTCGTTCCCGCACTGATGAAGCGCCGCCGTCGCGAGCTCTTCGCGCGCTACCTCCGCGCGATCTCCCCGCTCTACGCGACCCCGGTGTGA
- a CDS encoding GIY-YIG nuclease family protein has product MPWTYILECRDGSFYTGSTNGDLEARIWEHNYDDAFAAIHTRHRRPVSLVYAEHFDTVDAAFFREKQIQGWSRRKKMALIENRWEDLPSLSRSYSALRQAQRPSADGP; this is encoded by the coding sequence ATGCCATGGACCTACATCCTCGAATGCCGTGACGGCAGCTTCTACACGGGCAGCACGAACGGCGACCTCGAAGCCCGCATCTGGGAGCACAACTACGACGACGCGTTCGCCGCCATCCATACGCGCCACCGGAGACCGGTCTCGCTGGTCTACGCGGAGCACTTCGACACCGTCGACGCGGCCTTCTTCCGGGAGAAGCAGATCCAGGGATGGAGTCGTCGGAAGAAGATGGCGTTGATCGAGAATCGGTGGGAGGACCTTCCGTCGTTGTCGAGGTCGTACAGTGCGCTTCGACAAGCTCAGCGACCCAGCGCGGACGGACCCTGA